A window of the Butyricimonas virosa genome harbors these coding sequences:
- a CDS encoding phage portal protein, protein MTIEEILNSDMTAEQKIAALSEKTVNVPVWGGRKGLEMEYNPKFHPVMDRQKYPDIVNEDGIQQVTRIALGFQKLASKRMTELVTAIPVKRVFKPENDKQKEVATFITSVLDKNRIDSVDIDRVNRFFAGCEIMTLWYALEQNNTLYGRKSPLKIRCRTFSPMLGDDLYPLFDEYGDMIAMSVGYQRKKGRKNVKFFDAYTANKHIKWSSESGSWQEIENEDITLLKIPAIYACRPFPIWEFTSDTVYEIEWSLSRNGNYIRENSKPLFCVFADEAISYGDEKSPDKEARAVMQYPKGSTAQYVTWQQAVENLKFHVSELRNLYFTMLQLPDWSYEKMSQVALSGESRKQLFIDAQLKVNDEKGPLIEFFDREINVIKAYAKIVFGESYAADIDALKAEIIITPFTISDEKDDINNLMTANGGKPLMSQRESIERYGKSDDVDKTLKEIKEEEMYDSLEMTE, encoded by the coding sequence ATGACAATCGAAGAAATTTTAAATTCGGACATGACGGCAGAACAGAAAATTGCCGCCCTGAGTGAAAAGACCGTGAACGTCCCTGTTTGGGGCGGTAGAAAAGGGCTTGAAATGGAGTATAACCCGAAGTTTCACCCCGTCATGGATAGACAGAAATACCCCGACATCGTGAATGAAGACGGAATTCAGCAAGTGACCCGCATTGCGCTCGGCTTTCAGAAGCTCGCATCAAAGAGAATGACAGAACTGGTTACGGCTATACCTGTCAAGCGTGTGTTCAAGCCTGAGAACGACAAACAGAAAGAAGTGGCGACATTCATCACAAGCGTCCTCGACAAGAACCGCATCGACAGCGTTGACATAGACCGTGTGAACAGGTTCTTTGCCGGCTGCGAAATTATGACGTTATGGTACGCCCTTGAACAGAACAACACGCTTTACGGAAGAAAAAGCCCCCTGAAAATCCGTTGTCGCACGTTCTCCCCCATGCTCGGCGATGACCTATACCCCCTTTTTGATGAATACGGCGACATGATAGCAATGTCAGTCGGCTATCAAAGGAAGAAAGGGAGAAAGAACGTGAAGTTCTTTGACGCATACACGGCAAACAAGCACATCAAATGGTCTTCTGAAAGCGGTTCATGGCAGGAGATTGAGAATGAAGATATAACGCTTTTGAAAATCCCCGCAATTTACGCCTGCCGTCCTTTCCCGATTTGGGAATTCACGTCAGATACCGTTTACGAAATTGAATGGTCTTTGAGCCGTAACGGTAATTACATCCGTGAGAACTCAAAGCCACTGTTCTGTGTCTTCGCTGATGAAGCGATAAGTTACGGCGATGAAAAAAGTCCTGATAAGGAAGCCCGTGCCGTCATGCAATACCCGAAAGGCTCAACGGCGCAGTATGTCACTTGGCAACAAGCCGTTGAGAACCTGAAATTCCACGTCTCAGAGTTGAGAAACCTCTATTTCACAATGCTTCAACTCCCTGATTGGTCTTATGAGAAGATGTCGCAAGTCGCCTTGTCAGGAGAGAGCCGGAAACAACTGTTCATTGACGCACAACTGAAAGTCAACGATGAAAAAGGACCGCTGATTGAGTTCTTCGACCGTGAAATAAACGTTATCAAGGCTTACGCAAAGATTGTCTTCGGGGAAAGCTACGCCGCCGACATTGACGCTCTGAAAGCTGAAATCATCATTACCCCGTTCACAATATCGGATGAAAAGGATGACATCAACAACTTGATGACAGCCAACGGTGGCAAGCCTCTGATGTCCCAGCGTGAATCCATTGAGCGTTACGGAAAGTCTGATGACGTTGACAAGACGCTGAAAGAAATCAAGGAAGAAGAAATGTATGACAGCCTTGAAATGACTGAATAA
- a CDS encoding DNA methyltransferase — MKTETIHLSQIQVNGANPRTIKNDKFEKLIRSILILPKMLELRPIVVDNTFTVLGGNMRLRALSAIAEMSPAEINTRLGECSGYAQKTEAERNLLRSHWEKWLDRPTAHVIKASELTDAEQREFIIKDNVGYGEWDMDALANEWDTEELVDWGLDLWEDKSDSESGNSSSSLPNSAPESSLFDRFVVPPFSILDTRKGYWQDRKKKWYDIIGDMGESRNDTLVTSLEIKYKDLYQRTREHRKELGISFKEYIEKYVPKEELEREQSKIVAQGVSILDPVMAEIVCRWFGFKNCQTFDCFAGDSVFGFVSAYLGNQFTGIELREQQASLNNERVAEMTARYICDDGQNVAKHITPESQDLLFSCPPYFDLEKYSDLPNDASNQDSYEDFIQILKNAFTAAVGCLKNNRFAVICVGDVRDRKTGFYYDFCGDIKRIFKEAGVLLYNEIILVEQTASTALRAARYMETRKVAKTHQHILVFFKGNPKDIKKEYPKIEYTEEDMVQFEATETSSESETTENE, encoded by the coding sequence ATGAAAACAGAAACGATTCATCTTTCACAAATTCAGGTTAACGGGGCGAATCCCCGTACAATCAAGAATGACAAGTTTGAAAAGTTGATTAGGTCTATTCTAATTCTCCCGAAGATGCTTGAACTTCGCCCGATAGTCGTTGACAACACGTTCACGGTTCTTGGTGGGAATATGCGTCTTCGGGCTTTGTCTGCTATCGCTGAAATGTCTCCCGCTGAAATAAACACCCGGCTTGGGGAATGTTCAGGATACGCACAGAAGACAGAAGCAGAACGAAACCTTTTACGCAGTCATTGGGAAAAGTGGCTTGACAGACCAACAGCCCATGTTATCAAGGCTTCTGAACTGACAGACGCAGAACAGCGGGAGTTCATCATCAAAGACAACGTGGGTTATGGAGAGTGGGACATGGACGCTCTCGCCAATGAATGGGACACGGAAGAACTTGTTGATTGGGGCTTAGACCTGTGGGAAGACAAATCAGATAGCGAAAGCGGGAACAGTTCTTCTTCCCTGCCGAACAGCGCACCCGAATCATCATTGTTTGACCGCTTTGTCGTTCCCCCGTTCTCTATCCTTGACACCCGTAAAGGCTATTGGCAAGACCGCAAGAAGAAGTGGTACGACATCATCGGGGATATGGGAGAAAGCCGTAATGATACGCTTGTGACAAGCCTTGAAATCAAGTACAAAGACTTGTATCAAAGAACCCGTGAACACAGGAAAGAACTTGGCATTTCATTCAAAGAGTACATCGAAAAGTACGTTCCGAAAGAAGAGCTTGAACGGGAACAGTCGAAAATCGTTGCTCAGGGCGTTTCTATCCTTGACCCCGTTATGGCTGAAATCGTCTGCCGTTGGTTTGGGTTCAAGAACTGTCAGACGTTTGACTGTTTCGCGGGCGATAGCGTTTTCGGCTTTGTTTCTGCTTATCTCGGCAACCAATTCACGGGCATTGAACTGAGAGAACAGCAAGCGAGCCTGAACAACGAGCGTGTGGCTGAAATGACAGCCCGCTATATTTGCGATGACGGTCAGAATGTGGCAAAGCACATCACCCCCGAGAGCCAAGACCTGCTGTTCAGTTGTCCCCCATATTTTGACCTTGAAAAGTATTCAGACCTCCCGAATGACGCAAGCAATCAGGACAGCTATGAAGACTTCATTCAGATATTGAAGAACGCTTTCACGGCGGCTGTCGGCTGTCTGAAAAATAACCGTTTCGCCGTTATCTGTGTGGGCGATGTCCGTGACCGGAAGACGGGCTTTTATTATGACTTCTGCGGCGACATCAAGCGGATATTCAAAGAAGCGGGCGTTCTTCTGTATAATGAAATCATCCTTGTTGAACAAACCGCTTCAACAGCCCTGAGAGCCGCCCGGTATATGGAGACAAGAAAGGTCGCAAAGACGCACCAGCACATTCTCGTGTTCTTCAAAGGCAACCCGAAAGACATAAAGAAAGAATACCCGAAAATTGAGTACACAGAAGAAGACATGGTTCAGTTTGAAGCCACTGAAACTTCTTCTGAGAGTGAAACAACTGAAAATGAATAA
- a CDS encoding HigA family addiction module antitoxin produces MTTIQGVDPKMIANNLEPAFPTHPGVILKEEIEYRGISQCKLAEQMGIAYSALNEILNGRRPLTEKTALLFEAALGVDAEPLLSLQTRFNIRKMREDVLFQERLNSIRVVYHVNK; encoded by the coding sequence ATGACAACAATACAAGGGGTTGACCCTAAAATGATTGCTAATAATCTTGAACCTGCGTTTCCCACGCATCCGGGGGTGATTTTGAAAGAAGAAATCGAATACAGGGGGATTTCGCAGTGTAAATTAGCGGAGCAAATGGGAATTGCGTATTCTGCGTTGAATGAGATTTTGAATGGTCGCCGTCCCTTGACAGAGAAAACAGCGTTGTTATTTGAGGCTGCGCTGGGGGTTGACGCTGAACCATTGTTAAGCTTGCAAACAAGGTTCAATATACGGAAAATGCGTGAAGATGTTTTGTTTCAAGAACGTTTGAACAGCATACGAGTAGTGTATCATGTTAATAAATAA
- a CDS encoding type II toxin-antitoxin system HicB family antitoxin: MADKLILKAEAKDNAATEYRFSLEFYIFREDGNYIAYSPALDLSTCAETYNDAISSFYEMFQLHVECCVEAGTLHDDLLAHGWKFRKKSILPPAFTVLMKKPEMKKLLGSNLSFERVVAPARIPALA, encoded by the coding sequence ATGGCTGATAAATTGATTTTAAAAGCAGAAGCGAAAGATAATGCGGCTACTGAATACCGCTTTTCTTTGGAATTTTACATCTTTAGGGAAGATGGGAATTATATCGCCTATAGTCCAGCTCTCGACTTATCGACTTGTGCCGAAACTTACAATGATGCGATAAGTTCTTTTTATGAAATGTTTCAACTTCATGTTGAATGTTGTGTTGAAGCTGGAACGCTCCATGATGACTTGTTGGCGCATGGTTGGAAATTCCGTAAAAAGAGCATTTTACCGCCCGCATTTACGGTTCTTATGAAGAAACCCGAGATGAAAAAACTATTGGGAAGTAATTTGAGTTTTGAACGTGTTGTTGCACCTGCAAGAATCCCCGCTTTGGCATGA
- a CDS encoding type II toxin-antitoxin system HicA family toxin: MRTLANITIAEFRSVLERLGLSKTRTKGGHEAWIKEGMTRPVIIQTHVNPIPEFIIRNNLRNIGISKQEFLDILERL, encoded by the coding sequence ATGAGAACGTTGGCAAATATCACAATAGCCGAGTTTCGTTCTGTTCTTGAACGGCTTGGATTGTCAAAGACCCGGACAAAAGGCGGGCACGAGGCATGGATAAAAGAGGGGATGACACGCCCCGTTATCATTCAGACCCATGTAAATCCTATTCCTGAGTTTATCATCCGTAACAATCTGAGAAACATCGGTATTTCAAAGCAGGAGTTCTTAGATATTCTTGAACGGCTTTAA
- a CDS encoding toxin glutamine deamidase domain-containing protein, with amino-acid sequence MARLNKWERQHLKDLSALDKRIKQIYEAAIKEAARIGATISDFNPDRLFSFNDYPITRKRIEKLLSGLKSGLSAAIVNGINSAWTLSNNKNNELARQVFGDNVGKLSQAQYRRYFSTNDEAREAFIQRKTNGLNLSDRVWNYTNQFKEEIELGLDVSLRNGVSAEEMTKELRQYLKFPDKLFRRVRDEHGVLQLSKRAAAFHPGQGVYRSSFKNARRLAATETNIAYRTADYTRWQDLDFVVGIEIKLSNNHTLNGVAFKDICDELKGLYPKTFKFTGWHPHCRCHAETVLKTEEEMAEDNRRIMAGEEPVQGSKNEVTDVPDNFKQWLRDNEERAKRSYSLPYFIKDNKQFLPKNYQGLYAMKMPYETFAEYEAARKYNKAKAVFTPEQVLNNKELSEALPVIQGKIMNFTEADRGHSNPNYTLQNANSKGYFHNCQTCTMSYELRRRGFHVEACPNPIVSGYKSVRDFSLFCTRNGVNWKERFLGLDGKRIDYTWSHGLSEDTIEAKLSFIEASTKEQGRYELYCAWKGKGGGAHVFIVEREKNGELIWFDPQSARRGSSFDDYLKRMKQDLIGVLRIDDKIINPKFAERLLKAVK; translated from the coding sequence ATGGCAAGGCTGAATAAATGGGAACGTCAACACCTGAAAGACCTGTCAGCCCTTGACAAGCGCATAAAACAGATTTACGAGGCTGCTATCAAGGAAGCCGCACGTATCGGTGCGACCATAAGCGATTTTAACCCCGACAGGCTTTTTTCTTTCAACGACTATCCAATTACACGCAAAAGAATAGAAAAGCTGTTGTCGGGGCTAAAAAGCGGGTTGTCGGCGGCGATAGTCAACGGCATAAACTCTGCTTGGACGCTATCAAACAACAAGAACAACGAACTCGCCCGTCAGGTTTTCGGGGATAACGTGGGAAAACTCTCTCAGGCTCAATACCGCCGTTATTTCTCCACGAACGATGAAGCCCGTGAAGCGTTCATTCAGAGAAAGACAAACGGGCTGAACCTATCAGACCGTGTATGGAACTATACGAACCAGTTCAAGGAGGAAATAGAACTCGGGCTTGATGTCAGTTTGAGAAACGGCGTATCTGCCGAGGAAATGACAAAAGAACTGCGTCAATACCTGAAATTCCCCGACAAACTGTTCAGACGTGTCAGGGATGAACACGGGGTTTTGCAGCTATCCAAGCGGGCGGCGGCTTTTCATCCCGGTCAGGGCGTTTACCGTTCTTCATTCAAGAACGCCCGCCGCCTCGCCGCCACAGAAACGAACATCGCTTATCGCACGGCTGATTATACCCGTTGGCAAGACCTTGATTTCGTTGTCGGGATTGAAATCAAGTTGAGCAATAACCACACTTTAAACGGTGTTGCGTTCAAGGACATTTGCGATGAACTGAAAGGGCTTTACCCAAAGACGTTCAAGTTCACGGGGTGGCATCCACATTGCCGCTGTCATGCTGAAACGGTCTTGAAGACCGAGGAAGAAATGGCAGAAGACAACCGCCGCATTATGGCAGGGGAAGAACCCGTTCAGGGTAGCAAAAATGAAGTAACAGACGTTCCCGATAATTTCAAACAATGGCTACGGGACAATGAAGAACGGGCGAAACGCAGTTATTCTTTGCCTTATTTCATCAAAGACAACAAACAGTTCCTGCCGAAGAATTATCAAGGCTTGTACGCAATGAAAATGCCGTATGAGACTTTTGCCGAGTATGAAGCCGCAAGAAAGTACAACAAGGCAAAAGCCGTCTTCACGCCTGAACAGGTTTTGAACAACAAAGAATTGTCAGAAGCCCTGCCCGTTATTCAAGGTAAGATAATGAATTTCACAGAAGCGGACAGAGGTCATTCAAACCCGAACTATACGCTTCAAAATGCAAATTCAAAAGGGTATTTTCATAACTGTCAGACGTGTACAATGTCCTATGAACTCAGGCGCAGGGGCTTCCATGTGGAGGCTTGCCCGAACCCGATTGTCAGCGGCTACAAATCGGTCAGGGATTTTTCGCTGTTCTGCACAAGAAACGGGGTTAATTGGAAAGAACGCTTCTTGGGGCTTGACGGGAAAAGAATTGATTACACATGGTCACACGGTCTTTCGGAAGACACGATTGAAGCCAAACTGTCTTTCATTGAAGCATCAACGAAAGAACAAGGGAGATATGAACTATATTGCGCTTGGAAAGGCAAGGGCGGCGGGGCGCATGTGTTCATTGTTGAAAGAGAGAAAAACGGCGAACTAATTTGGTTTGACCCTCAATCAGCCCGCCGTGGTTCTTCATTCGATGATTATTTGAAGCGGATGAAACAAGACCTTATCGGAGTTCTCAGAATTGATGATAAAATCATCAACCCCAAATTCGCTGAACGCCTACTCAAAGCTGTTAAGTAG
- a CDS encoding S-adenosylmethionine decarboxylase family protein, which produces MQAKIWNHAQWVKETDPKALRGMFDKLLRKAGFNVLSCTEHHFSPQGYTALWLLSESHFAVHTFPEFGRTYIELSSCNLDFYLNFLSMTKEL; this is translated from the coding sequence ATGCAAGCAAAAATCTGGAATCACGCCCAATGGGTCAAAGAGACCGACCCGAAAGCACTGCGGGGAATGTTTGACAAACTTCTCCGTAAAGCGGGTTTCAATGTTCTGAGTTGCACGGAACATCATTTCAGCCCACAAGGTTACACGGCTTTATGGCTGCTTTCCGAGAGCCACTTTGCTGTTCATACGTTCCCTGAGTTCGGGCGAACATATATCGAACTTTCAAGCTGCAACCTTGATTTTTATCTGAACTTTCTTTCAATGACAAAAGAACTATGA